The following are from one region of the Dreissena polymorpha isolate Duluth1 chromosome 2, UMN_Dpol_1.0, whole genome shotgun sequence genome:
- the LOC127865928 gene encoding uncharacterized protein LOC127865928, whose translation MKFWLTLGLLLALICVSSGRKYKHGHKEERSFHVDKKHMSNTHVVEGPVNNGRGKHNKHGRGMGKEISMTEGGIHSLHDEQWLELPKDLPVCKILKCEEKEFCLSNPKTGVEKCINKHSFVEGRKLFKDYHAEKQFLQKDTKENLNERQEANHHQQHKGKNNHSKHGKRNRFSRKHVKLTEHNLKEVPLSKEDKTLDQAEHMKEVHDLMKDYDAFEGHKRAEKGHHKLEIKPADVKSLHDMQEAQPGSANECRQQELYELKTRLVGWFVLQHTDSRQLHHKRDKKYHQMEHHKKTSRTEHGNKHHVVEHIDLHGDVFSTIDKERAQGKLGKDVQKHFYEVKRTDKVKRSADDKPTIETESHHNCKCSKSVMWEFRKQDDDLDGKLSHEELSSLEAAKREPCMKPLLKSCDSDSNGAITQGEWCCCFANTIPPCAEKKRVTDPEVWVPTCDSEGFYKREQCHDKTGYCWCVDLNGNEIMHTKQLGPAHCGKYNAEGHVVKI comes from the exons ATGAAGTTTTGGCTTACATTAGGCCTTTTGTTGGCCTTAATATGTGTCTCAAGTGGAAGAAAATACAAGCATGGGCACAAAGAGGAAAGAAGTTTTCACGTTGACAAGAAACACATGAGTAACACTCATGTCGTAGAAGGTCCGGTTAATAATGGTAGGGGAAAACACAACAAACATGGTCGGGGAATGGGGAAAGAAATTTCTATGACAGAG GGTGGAATTCATTCGCTTCATGATGAACAGTGGCTGGAGCTTCCCAAGGATTTACCAG tTTGCAAAATACTTAAGTGTGAGGAGAAAGAATTCTGCCTATCCAATCCAAAGACTGGTGTGGAAAAATGCATCAACAAGCACTCCTTTGTGGAAGG ACGCAAGCTGTTCAAGGATTACCATGCTGAGAAGCAATTCCTTCAGAAAGACACAAAGGAGAATCTGAATGAAAGGCAAGAGGCAAACCACCACCAGCAGCACAAGGGCAAGAACAACCACTCGAAGCATGGAAAGAGGAACCGCTTCTCTAGGAAACATGTGAAGCTTACAGAGCATAATCTGAAGGAGGTGCCGTTGAGCAAGGAGGACAAGACGTTGGATCAGGCCGAGCACATGAAGGAGGTACATGACCTCATGAAGGATTACGACGCATTCGAGGGGCACAAGAGGGCTGAGAAGGGCCATCATAAGCTGGAGATTAAGCCTGCTGATGTGAAG TCATTACATGATATGCAGGAAGCTCAGCCAGGATCTGCTAATG AGTGCCGCCAACAAGAGTTGTACGAGCTGAAGACGCGACTGGTGGGCTGGTTCGTCCTGCAACATACAGACTCGCGTCAGCTGCACCACAAACGAGACAAGAAATACCACCAAATGGAACACCACAAGAAAACCAGCAGGACTGAGCATGGCAACAAACACCATGTGGTTGAGCATATTGACCTGCATGGAGACGTGTTCAGCACCATCGACAAGGAGCGGGCGCAGGGAAAGCTTGGCAAGGATGTCCAGAAACATTTCTACGAGGTGAAGAGAACTGACAAAGTTAAAAGGTCAGCTGATGACAAGCCTACAATAGAAACTGAATCGc ACCACAACTGCAAGTGCTCCAAGTCTGTGATGTGGGAGTTCCGTAAACAGGATGATGACCTTGACGGCAAGCTGAGCCACGAGGAGCTCTCCTCCTTAGAGGCTGCAAAGAGAGAGCCGTGCATGAAGCCCCTCCTCAAGTCATGTGACTCTGACAGCAACGGGGCTATCACTCAGGGCGAGTGGTGCTGCTGCTTTGCAAACACTA TCCCTCCGTGTGCAGAGAAGAAGCGTGTGACTGACCCTG AGGTGTGGGTGCCGACGTGTGACAGTGAGGGTTTCTATAAGAGGGAGCAGTGCCATGACAAGACGGGCTATTGCTGGTGTGTCGACCTTAATGGCAATGAGATCATGCACACCAAACAGCTCGGTCCAGCCCACTGTG GAAAATACAATGCAGAGGGGCACGTGGTGAAAATCTAG